A stretch of Eubalaena glacialis isolate mEubGla1 chromosome 10, mEubGla1.1.hap2.+ XY, whole genome shotgun sequence DNA encodes these proteins:
- the LOC133099969 gene encoding LOW QUALITY PROTEIN: solute carrier family 22 member 20-like (The sequence of the model RefSeq protein was modified relative to this genomic sequence to represent the inferred CDS: inserted 1 base in 1 codon; deleted 1 base in 1 codon) has translation MAFTGLLDALGGMGGFQLVYTALLLLPCSLLACHNXNFTAAVPRHYCQRPANHTVATVNGSWAWLRATVPLDLLGAPEPCRHFTQPQWALLGPNTSVHGAATKGRKDDSVYDRSVFPSTIVMEWDLVCEARALRDLAQSVYVAGVLVGAVVFGSLADRLGHKAPLVWSYLQLAVSGAATAYFCSFGAYCFFRFLMGMTFSGIIFLIPPAAMRLKDRSKKAGPEAPPVTW, from the exons ATGGCCTTCACAGGCCTGCTGGACGCCCTGGGTGGCATGGGTGGCTTCCAGCTGGTCTACACggccctgctgctgctgccctgcagcctgctggcctgccacA TGAACTTCACGGCCGCCGTGCCCCGCCACTACTGCCAAAGGCCCGCCAACCACACTGTGGCCACTGTCAATGGCTCGTGGGCCTGGCTGAGGGCCACCGTACCCCTGGACCTGCTTGGGGCC CCCGAGCCATGCCGGCACTTCACGCAGCCTCAGTGGGCCCTCCTGGGCCCCAACACCTCCGTCCACGGGGCGGCCACCAAGGGCCGCAAGGATGACTCGGTCTATGACCGCAGTGTTTTCCCGTCCACCATCGTGATGGAG TGGGATCTGGTGTGTGAGGCCCGCGCCCTCCGAGACCTGGCTCAGTCCGTCTACGTGGCCGGGGTGCTGGTGGGCGCCGTGGTGTTTGGCAGCCTTGCAGACAG GCTGGGCCACAAGGCCCCCCTGGTCTGGTCGTACCTGCAGCTGGCAGTTTCGGGGGCAGCCACAGCGTACTTCTGCTCCTTCGGTGCCTACTGCTTCTTCCGGTTCCTGATGGGCATGACCTTCTCtggcatcatcttttt GATCCCTCCGGCTGCCATGCGGCTCAAGGACAGGAGCAAGAAGGCTGGTCCCGAGGCTCCTCCGGTCACCTGGTGA